One window of Nymphaea colorata isolate Beijing-Zhang1983 chromosome 11, ASM883128v2, whole genome shotgun sequence genomic DNA carries:
- the LOC116264114 gene encoding C2 domain-containing protein At1g53590-like isoform X1, with the protein MDIAQLSIVYHFGLVLAVLWISSSFNCCHPVVYFISFIYLYLVNERYILRLRKRLHHEEKKQAYQKRILSDSETVRWLNHLLVKVWPICMEQIASQKILLPIVPWFLEKYKPWTAKKVVVQELYLGRNPPLITEMRVVGQSADDDHLVLELGLNFLSADDMSAILAVQLRKRLGFGMWTKLHLTGMHIEAKVLVGVKFLQNWPFLQRIRLCFVQPPYFQMIVKPIFSHGLDVTEVPGIAGWLDKVLAMAFEETLVEPNMLVVDLEKLVGSTESASTPEGGWFSVDERKPIAYAKVEIIEADNMKPSDPNGLADPYVKGHMGPYRFKTKIQRKTLAPKWQEEFKIPICTWESPNVLELEIRDKDLFLDDTLGNCSIIVNDLRGGQRHDKWLSLKNIKMGRLHMAITVAEVDPTVKQEEVDANDQAWSQSGEGVPVDKDMARQEPGKTETKEYLSRVADKFEQINVEGQSDSCIWVHQPGSDVSTTWEPRKGRSRNPETEIPREGPGTPDSPACTGSVRNDNSSEEEEILNQNQKPIDSIKRKMVSLFSRDRKTDDTKNSKEDLSTPRPNLKAEGEKGNGVVLVLDDVPEDFKEQLAGNKTGKEGSTPQKCEADSSPKNAKNVAKSIIKHAGKSAHQLKHRLSKKISSKSRSSTNPEGSDKSNLSDEESNTGLEGDSPKAEDLPVDPVLQECFPFNSRGHDGSPVQSPLLPEHVVNSRVSVGSCEESSGLRRNASISRNSC; encoded by the exons ATGGACATAGCTCAACTTTCAATAGTTTATCACTTTGGCTTGGTCCTGGCTGTGCTTTGGATATcttcttcattcaattgctGCCACCCAGTTGTTTACTTTATAAGTTTTATTTACCTCTATCTG GTTAATGAACGTTATATTTTGAGATTAAGGAAGAGGTTACACCATGAAGAGAAGAAGCAGGCATATCAGAAAAGG ATTCTCTCTGATTCAGAAACAGTACGGTGGCTAAACCATTTGCTCGTGAAAGTATGGCCTATCTGCATGGAGCAGATTGCTTCGCAGAAAATACTCTTGCCTATTGTGCCCTGGTTCCTGGAGAAGTATAAACCGTGGACAGCA AAGAAGGTGGTGGTGCAAGAATTGTACCTGGGAAGGAACCCTCCTCTGATCACTGAAATGAGGGTTGTTGGACAGTCAGCTGACGACGACCATCTG GTTTTGGAGCTAGGGTTAAATTTCCTGTCTGCAGATGATATGAGTGCAATACTAGCAGTGCAGTTAAGGAAAAGATTAGGATTTGGCATGTGGACAAAATTGCATTTGACTGGCATGCATATTGAAgcaaag GTTTTGGTTGGTGTAAAATTTCTGCAGAATTGGCCTTTCCTTCAGCGTATACGGCTATGCTTTGTGCAACCCCCATACTTTCAGATGATTGTCAAACCTATTTTTAGTCATGGCCTTGACGTTACAGAAGTTCCAGGGATTGCTGGATGGCTA GATAAAGTCCTCGCTATGGCCTTTGAGGAGACACTGGTGGAG CCCAATATGCTTGTCGTTGACTTGGAGAAACTTGTCGGATCAACAGAAAGTGCATCAACACCAGAAG GTGGTTGGTTCTCTGTGGATGAAAGAAAGCCTATTGCTTATGCAAAAGTTGAAATAATAGAAGCAGATAATATGAAGCCATCTGATCCGAATG GGTTAGCCGATCCATATGTGAAAGGCCACATGGGCCCATACAGGTTCAAGACAAAAATTCAGAGGAAAACATTAGCTCCAAAATGGCAGGAAGAGTTCAAGATCCCAATTTGTACGTGGGAGTCTCCTAATGTCCTTGAGCTTGAAATCCGGGATAAAGACCTGTTTTTGGATGACACTCTTGG CAACTGCTCTATAATTGTCAATGATCTCCGGGGTGGACAGAGGCACGACAAATGGCTGTCTCTGAAAAACATCAAGATGGGCAGGCTGCATATGGCAATAACTGTAGCTGAAGTAGATCCAACTGTGAAG CAGGAGGAAGTAGATGCAAATGACCAAGCATGGAGTCAAAGTGGGGAGGGGGTCCCAGTGGATAAAGACATGGCTCGTCAAGAACCCGGTAAAACTGAGACTAAAGAATATCTTAGTAGAGTGGCAGATAAATTTGAGCAAATCAATGTAGAAGGCCAAAGTGATTCATGCATCTGGGTTCATCAACCAGGAAGTGATGTCTCTACTACTTGGGAGCCAAGAAAGGGGAGAAGTAGAAACCCGGAAACTGAGATCCCTCGCGAAGGTCCAGGCACTCCAGATAGCCCAGCCTGTACGGGTTCAGTTCGCAATGACAACAGTAGCGAGGAAGAAGAGATACTAAACCAGAATCAAAAGCCCATTGATTCAATCAAGAGGAAGATGGTTTCACTTTTCTCTAGGGATAGAAAAACAGATGATACGAAGAATAGCAAAGAAGATCTGTCAACTCCACGCCCCAACCTGAAGGCCGAAGGTGAAAAGGGCAACGGCGTCGTGCTTGTTCTGGATGATGTTCCTGAAGACTTCAAAGAACAGCTGGCAGGAAATAAAACAGGTAAAGAGGGTTCTACCCCGCAGAAATGTGAGGCTGATAGCTCTCCTAAGAATGCAAAGAACGTGGCCAAAAGCATCATCAAGCACGCCGGGAAATCTGCACATCAATTGAAACACAGACTGAGCAAGAAGATATCTTCCAAATCAAGGTCGAGCACGAATCCGGAGGGTTCTGATAAGTCCAATCTGTCTGATGAAGAATCTAATACAGGCCTAGAAGGAGATAGCCCGAAAGCAGAGGACCTTCCTGTCGATCCTGTTTTGCAGGAGTGCTTCCCTTTTAACAGCAGAGGCCATGATGGTTCACCAGTACAGTCCCCGCTCCTTCCTGAGCATGTTGTGAATTCTCGGGTGTCAGTAGGTTCTTGTGAAGAGTCTAGCGGACTCCGCAGGAATGCTTCAATTTCCAGGAATTCATGTTAG
- the LOC116264114 gene encoding C2 domain-containing protein At1g53590-like isoform X2, whose amino-acid sequence MDIAQLSIVYHFGLVLAVLWISSSFNCCHPVVYFISFIYLYLVNERYILRLRKRLHHEEKKQAYQKRILSDSETVRWLNHLLVKVWPICMEQIASQKILLPIVPWFLEKYKPWTAKKVVVQELYLGRNPPLITEMRVVGQSADDDHLVLELGLNFLSADDMSAILAVQLRKRLGFGMWTKLHLTGMHIEAKVLVGVKFLQNWPFLQRIRLCFVQPPYFQMIVKPIFSHGLDVTEVPGIAGWLDKVLAMAFEETLVEPNMLVVDLEKLVGSTESASTPEGGWFSVDERKPIAYAKVEIIEADNMKPSDPNGLADPYVKGHMGPYRFKTKIQRKTLAPKWQEEFKIPICTWESPNVLELEIRDKDLFLDDTLGNCSIIVNDLRGGQRHDKWLSLKNIKMGRLHMAITVAEVDPTVKEEVDANDQAWSQSGEGVPVDKDMARQEPGKTETKEYLSRVADKFEQINVEGQSDSCIWVHQPGSDVSTTWEPRKGRSRNPETEIPREGPGTPDSPACTGSVRNDNSSEEEEILNQNQKPIDSIKRKMVSLFSRDRKTDDTKNSKEDLSTPRPNLKAEGEKGNGVVLVLDDVPEDFKEQLAGNKTGKEGSTPQKCEADSSPKNAKNVAKSIIKHAGKSAHQLKHRLSKKISSKSRSSTNPEGSDKSNLSDEESNTGLEGDSPKAEDLPVDPVLQECFPFNSRGHDGSPVQSPLLPEHVVNSRVSVGSCEESSGLRRNASISRNSC is encoded by the exons ATGGACATAGCTCAACTTTCAATAGTTTATCACTTTGGCTTGGTCCTGGCTGTGCTTTGGATATcttcttcattcaattgctGCCACCCAGTTGTTTACTTTATAAGTTTTATTTACCTCTATCTG GTTAATGAACGTTATATTTTGAGATTAAGGAAGAGGTTACACCATGAAGAGAAGAAGCAGGCATATCAGAAAAGG ATTCTCTCTGATTCAGAAACAGTACGGTGGCTAAACCATTTGCTCGTGAAAGTATGGCCTATCTGCATGGAGCAGATTGCTTCGCAGAAAATACTCTTGCCTATTGTGCCCTGGTTCCTGGAGAAGTATAAACCGTGGACAGCA AAGAAGGTGGTGGTGCAAGAATTGTACCTGGGAAGGAACCCTCCTCTGATCACTGAAATGAGGGTTGTTGGACAGTCAGCTGACGACGACCATCTG GTTTTGGAGCTAGGGTTAAATTTCCTGTCTGCAGATGATATGAGTGCAATACTAGCAGTGCAGTTAAGGAAAAGATTAGGATTTGGCATGTGGACAAAATTGCATTTGACTGGCATGCATATTGAAgcaaag GTTTTGGTTGGTGTAAAATTTCTGCAGAATTGGCCTTTCCTTCAGCGTATACGGCTATGCTTTGTGCAACCCCCATACTTTCAGATGATTGTCAAACCTATTTTTAGTCATGGCCTTGACGTTACAGAAGTTCCAGGGATTGCTGGATGGCTA GATAAAGTCCTCGCTATGGCCTTTGAGGAGACACTGGTGGAG CCCAATATGCTTGTCGTTGACTTGGAGAAACTTGTCGGATCAACAGAAAGTGCATCAACACCAGAAG GTGGTTGGTTCTCTGTGGATGAAAGAAAGCCTATTGCTTATGCAAAAGTTGAAATAATAGAAGCAGATAATATGAAGCCATCTGATCCGAATG GGTTAGCCGATCCATATGTGAAAGGCCACATGGGCCCATACAGGTTCAAGACAAAAATTCAGAGGAAAACATTAGCTCCAAAATGGCAGGAAGAGTTCAAGATCCCAATTTGTACGTGGGAGTCTCCTAATGTCCTTGAGCTTGAAATCCGGGATAAAGACCTGTTTTTGGATGACACTCTTGG CAACTGCTCTATAATTGTCAATGATCTCCGGGGTGGACAGAGGCACGACAAATGGCTGTCTCTGAAAAACATCAAGATGGGCAGGCTGCATATGGCAATAACTGTAGCTGAAGTAGATCCAACTGTGAAG GAGGAAGTAGATGCAAATGACCAAGCATGGAGTCAAAGTGGGGAGGGGGTCCCAGTGGATAAAGACATGGCTCGTCAAGAACCCGGTAAAACTGAGACTAAAGAATATCTTAGTAGAGTGGCAGATAAATTTGAGCAAATCAATGTAGAAGGCCAAAGTGATTCATGCATCTGGGTTCATCAACCAGGAAGTGATGTCTCTACTACTTGGGAGCCAAGAAAGGGGAGAAGTAGAAACCCGGAAACTGAGATCCCTCGCGAAGGTCCAGGCACTCCAGATAGCCCAGCCTGTACGGGTTCAGTTCGCAATGACAACAGTAGCGAGGAAGAAGAGATACTAAACCAGAATCAAAAGCCCATTGATTCAATCAAGAGGAAGATGGTTTCACTTTTCTCTAGGGATAGAAAAACAGATGATACGAAGAATAGCAAAGAAGATCTGTCAACTCCACGCCCCAACCTGAAGGCCGAAGGTGAAAAGGGCAACGGCGTCGTGCTTGTTCTGGATGATGTTCCTGAAGACTTCAAAGAACAGCTGGCAGGAAATAAAACAGGTAAAGAGGGTTCTACCCCGCAGAAATGTGAGGCTGATAGCTCTCCTAAGAATGCAAAGAACGTGGCCAAAAGCATCATCAAGCACGCCGGGAAATCTGCACATCAATTGAAACACAGACTGAGCAAGAAGATATCTTCCAAATCAAGGTCGAGCACGAATCCGGAGGGTTCTGATAAGTCCAATCTGTCTGATGAAGAATCTAATACAGGCCTAGAAGGAGATAGCCCGAAAGCAGAGGACCTTCCTGTCGATCCTGTTTTGCAGGAGTGCTTCCCTTTTAACAGCAGAGGCCATGATGGTTCACCAGTACAGTCCCCGCTCCTTCCTGAGCATGTTGTGAATTCTCGGGTGTCAGTAGGTTCTTGTGAAGAGTCTAGCGGACTCCGCAGGAATGCTTCAATTTCCAGGAATTCATGTTAG
- the LOC116264114 gene encoding C2 domain-containing protein At1g53590-like isoform X5: MHPLIKKVVVQELYLGRNPPLITEMRVVGQSADDDHLVLELGLNFLSADDMSAILAVQLRKRLGFGMWTKLHLTGMHIEAKVLVGVKFLQNWPFLQRIRLCFVQPPYFQMIVKPIFSHGLDVTEVPGIAGWLDKVLAMAFEETLVEPNMLVVDLEKLVGSTESASTPEGGWFSVDERKPIAYAKVEIIEADNMKPSDPNGLADPYVKGHMGPYRFKTKIQRKTLAPKWQEEFKIPICTWESPNVLELEIRDKDLFLDDTLGNCSIIVNDLRGGQRHDKWLSLKNIKMGRLHMAITVAEVDPTVKQEEVDANDQAWSQSGEGVPVDKDMARQEPGKTETKEYLSRVADKFEQINVEGQSDSCIWVHQPGSDVSTTWEPRKGRSRNPETEIPREGPGTPDSPACTGSVRNDNSSEEEEILNQNQKPIDSIKRKMVSLFSRDRKTDDTKNSKEDLSTPRPNLKAEGEKGNGVVLVLDDVPEDFKEQLAGNKTGKEGSTPQKCEADSSPKNAKNVAKSIIKHAGKSAHQLKHRLSKKISSKSRSSTNPEGSDKSNLSDEESNTGLEGDSPKAEDLPVDPVLQECFPFNSRGHDGSPVQSPLLPEHVVNSRVSVGSCEESSGLRRNASISRNSC, from the exons ATGCATCCACTCATT AAGAAGGTGGTGGTGCAAGAATTGTACCTGGGAAGGAACCCTCCTCTGATCACTGAAATGAGGGTTGTTGGACAGTCAGCTGACGACGACCATCTG GTTTTGGAGCTAGGGTTAAATTTCCTGTCTGCAGATGATATGAGTGCAATACTAGCAGTGCAGTTAAGGAAAAGATTAGGATTTGGCATGTGGACAAAATTGCATTTGACTGGCATGCATATTGAAgcaaag GTTTTGGTTGGTGTAAAATTTCTGCAGAATTGGCCTTTCCTTCAGCGTATACGGCTATGCTTTGTGCAACCCCCATACTTTCAGATGATTGTCAAACCTATTTTTAGTCATGGCCTTGACGTTACAGAAGTTCCAGGGATTGCTGGATGGCTA GATAAAGTCCTCGCTATGGCCTTTGAGGAGACACTGGTGGAG CCCAATATGCTTGTCGTTGACTTGGAGAAACTTGTCGGATCAACAGAAAGTGCATCAACACCAGAAG GTGGTTGGTTCTCTGTGGATGAAAGAAAGCCTATTGCTTATGCAAAAGTTGAAATAATAGAAGCAGATAATATGAAGCCATCTGATCCGAATG GGTTAGCCGATCCATATGTGAAAGGCCACATGGGCCCATACAGGTTCAAGACAAAAATTCAGAGGAAAACATTAGCTCCAAAATGGCAGGAAGAGTTCAAGATCCCAATTTGTACGTGGGAGTCTCCTAATGTCCTTGAGCTTGAAATCCGGGATAAAGACCTGTTTTTGGATGACACTCTTGG CAACTGCTCTATAATTGTCAATGATCTCCGGGGTGGACAGAGGCACGACAAATGGCTGTCTCTGAAAAACATCAAGATGGGCAGGCTGCATATGGCAATAACTGTAGCTGAAGTAGATCCAACTGTGAAG CAGGAGGAAGTAGATGCAAATGACCAAGCATGGAGTCAAAGTGGGGAGGGGGTCCCAGTGGATAAAGACATGGCTCGTCAAGAACCCGGTAAAACTGAGACTAAAGAATATCTTAGTAGAGTGGCAGATAAATTTGAGCAAATCAATGTAGAAGGCCAAAGTGATTCATGCATCTGGGTTCATCAACCAGGAAGTGATGTCTCTACTACTTGGGAGCCAAGAAAGGGGAGAAGTAGAAACCCGGAAACTGAGATCCCTCGCGAAGGTCCAGGCACTCCAGATAGCCCAGCCTGTACGGGTTCAGTTCGCAATGACAACAGTAGCGAGGAAGAAGAGATACTAAACCAGAATCAAAAGCCCATTGATTCAATCAAGAGGAAGATGGTTTCACTTTTCTCTAGGGATAGAAAAACAGATGATACGAAGAATAGCAAAGAAGATCTGTCAACTCCACGCCCCAACCTGAAGGCCGAAGGTGAAAAGGGCAACGGCGTCGTGCTTGTTCTGGATGATGTTCCTGAAGACTTCAAAGAACAGCTGGCAGGAAATAAAACAGGTAAAGAGGGTTCTACCCCGCAGAAATGTGAGGCTGATAGCTCTCCTAAGAATGCAAAGAACGTGGCCAAAAGCATCATCAAGCACGCCGGGAAATCTGCACATCAATTGAAACACAGACTGAGCAAGAAGATATCTTCCAAATCAAGGTCGAGCACGAATCCGGAGGGTTCTGATAAGTCCAATCTGTCTGATGAAGAATCTAATACAGGCCTAGAAGGAGATAGCCCGAAAGCAGAGGACCTTCCTGTCGATCCTGTTTTGCAGGAGTGCTTCCCTTTTAACAGCAGAGGCCATGATGGTTCACCAGTACAGTCCCCGCTCCTTCCTGAGCATGTTGTGAATTCTCGGGTGTCAGTAGGTTCTTGTGAAGAGTCTAGCGGACTCCGCAGGAATGCTTCAATTTCCAGGAATTCATGTTAG
- the LOC116264114 gene encoding C2 domain-containing protein At1g53590-like isoform X3 yields the protein MDIAQLSIVYHFGLVLAVLWISSSFNCCHPVVYFISFIYLYLVNERYILRLRKRLHHEEKKQAYQKRILSDSETVRWLNHLLVKVWPICMEQIASQKILLPIVPWFLEKYKPWTAKKVVVQELYLGRNPPLITEMRVVGQSADDDHLVLELGLNFLSADDMSAILAVQLRKRLGFGMWTKLHLTGMHIEAKVLVGVKFLQNWPFLQRIRLCFVQPPYFQMIVKPIFSHGLDVTEVPGIAGWLDKVLAMAFEETLVEPNMLVVDLEKLVGSTESASTPEGGWFSVDERKPIAYAKVEIIEADNMKPSDPNGLADPYVKGHMGPYRFKTKIQRKTLAPKWQEEFKIPICTWESPNVLELEIRDKDLFLDDTLGNCSIIVNDLRGGQRHDKWLSLKNIKMGRLHMAITVAEVDPTVKQEEVDANDQAWSQSGEGVPVDKDMARQEPGSDVSTTWEPRKGRSRNPETEIPREGPGTPDSPACTGSVRNDNSSEEEEILNQNQKPIDSIKRKMVSLFSRDRKTDDTKNSKEDLSTPRPNLKAEGEKGNGVVLVLDDVPEDFKEQLAGNKTGKEGSTPQKCEADSSPKNAKNVAKSIIKHAGKSAHQLKHRLSKKISSKSRSSTNPEGSDKSNLSDEESNTGLEGDSPKAEDLPVDPVLQECFPFNSRGHDGSPVQSPLLPEHVVNSRVSVGSCEESSGLRRNASISRNSC from the exons ATGGACATAGCTCAACTTTCAATAGTTTATCACTTTGGCTTGGTCCTGGCTGTGCTTTGGATATcttcttcattcaattgctGCCACCCAGTTGTTTACTTTATAAGTTTTATTTACCTCTATCTG GTTAATGAACGTTATATTTTGAGATTAAGGAAGAGGTTACACCATGAAGAGAAGAAGCAGGCATATCAGAAAAGG ATTCTCTCTGATTCAGAAACAGTACGGTGGCTAAACCATTTGCTCGTGAAAGTATGGCCTATCTGCATGGAGCAGATTGCTTCGCAGAAAATACTCTTGCCTATTGTGCCCTGGTTCCTGGAGAAGTATAAACCGTGGACAGCA AAGAAGGTGGTGGTGCAAGAATTGTACCTGGGAAGGAACCCTCCTCTGATCACTGAAATGAGGGTTGTTGGACAGTCAGCTGACGACGACCATCTG GTTTTGGAGCTAGGGTTAAATTTCCTGTCTGCAGATGATATGAGTGCAATACTAGCAGTGCAGTTAAGGAAAAGATTAGGATTTGGCATGTGGACAAAATTGCATTTGACTGGCATGCATATTGAAgcaaag GTTTTGGTTGGTGTAAAATTTCTGCAGAATTGGCCTTTCCTTCAGCGTATACGGCTATGCTTTGTGCAACCCCCATACTTTCAGATGATTGTCAAACCTATTTTTAGTCATGGCCTTGACGTTACAGAAGTTCCAGGGATTGCTGGATGGCTA GATAAAGTCCTCGCTATGGCCTTTGAGGAGACACTGGTGGAG CCCAATATGCTTGTCGTTGACTTGGAGAAACTTGTCGGATCAACAGAAAGTGCATCAACACCAGAAG GTGGTTGGTTCTCTGTGGATGAAAGAAAGCCTATTGCTTATGCAAAAGTTGAAATAATAGAAGCAGATAATATGAAGCCATCTGATCCGAATG GGTTAGCCGATCCATATGTGAAAGGCCACATGGGCCCATACAGGTTCAAGACAAAAATTCAGAGGAAAACATTAGCTCCAAAATGGCAGGAAGAGTTCAAGATCCCAATTTGTACGTGGGAGTCTCCTAATGTCCTTGAGCTTGAAATCCGGGATAAAGACCTGTTTTTGGATGACACTCTTGG CAACTGCTCTATAATTGTCAATGATCTCCGGGGTGGACAGAGGCACGACAAATGGCTGTCTCTGAAAAACATCAAGATGGGCAGGCTGCATATGGCAATAACTGTAGCTGAAGTAGATCCAACTGTGAAG CAGGAGGAAGTAGATGCAAATGACCAAGCATGGAGTCAAAGTGGGGAGGGGGTCCCAGTGGATAAAGACATGGCTCGTCAAGAACCCG GAAGTGATGTCTCTACTACTTGGGAGCCAAGAAAGGGGAGAAGTAGAAACCCGGAAACTGAGATCCCTCGCGAAGGTCCAGGCACTCCAGATAGCCCAGCCTGTACGGGTTCAGTTCGCAATGACAACAGTAGCGAGGAAGAAGAGATACTAAACCAGAATCAAAAGCCCATTGATTCAATCAAGAGGAAGATGGTTTCACTTTTCTCTAGGGATAGAAAAACAGATGATACGAAGAATAGCAAAGAAGATCTGTCAACTCCACGCCCCAACCTGAAGGCCGAAGGTGAAAAGGGCAACGGCGTCGTGCTTGTTCTGGATGATGTTCCTGAAGACTTCAAAGAACAGCTGGCAGGAAATAAAACAGGTAAAGAGGGTTCTACCCCGCAGAAATGTGAGGCTGATAGCTCTCCTAAGAATGCAAAGAACGTGGCCAAAAGCATCATCAAGCACGCCGGGAAATCTGCACATCAATTGAAACACAGACTGAGCAAGAAGATATCTTCCAAATCAAGGTCGAGCACGAATCCGGAGGGTTCTGATAAGTCCAATCTGTCTGATGAAGAATCTAATACAGGCCTAGAAGGAGATAGCCCGAAAGCAGAGGACCTTCCTGTCGATCCTGTTTTGCAGGAGTGCTTCCCTTTTAACAGCAGAGGCCATGATGGTTCACCAGTACAGTCCCCGCTCCTTCCTGAGCATGTTGTGAATTCTCGGGTGTCAGTAGGTTCTTGTGAAGAGTCTAGCGGACTCCGCAGGAATGCTTCAATTTCCAGGAATTCATGTTAG
- the LOC116264114 gene encoding C2 domain-containing protein At1g53590-like isoform X4 translates to MDIAQLSIVYHFGLVLAVLWISSSFNCCHPVVYFISFIYLYLVNERYILRLRKRLHHEEKKQAYQKRILSDSETVRWLNHLLVKVWPICMEQIASQKILLPIVPWFLEKYKPWTAKKVVVQELYLGRNPPLITEMRVVGQSADDDHLVLELGLNFLSADDMSAILAVQLRKRLGFGMWTKLHLTGMHIEAKVLVGVKFLQNWPFLQRIRLCFVQPPYFQMIVKPIFSHGLDVTEVPGIAGWLDKVLAMAFEETLVEPNMLVVDLEKLVGSTESASTPEGGWFSVDERKPIAYAKVEIIEADNMKPSDPNGLADPYVKGHMGPYRFKTKIQRKTLAPKWQEEFKIPICTWESPNVLELEIRDKDLFLDDTLGNCSIIVNDLRGGQRHDKWLSLKNIKMGRLHMAITVAEVDPTVKEEVDANDQAWSQSGEGVPVDKDMARQEPGSDVSTTWEPRKGRSRNPETEIPREGPGTPDSPACTGSVRNDNSSEEEEILNQNQKPIDSIKRKMVSLFSRDRKTDDTKNSKEDLSTPRPNLKAEGEKGNGVVLVLDDVPEDFKEQLAGNKTGKEGSTPQKCEADSSPKNAKNVAKSIIKHAGKSAHQLKHRLSKKISSKSRSSTNPEGSDKSNLSDEESNTGLEGDSPKAEDLPVDPVLQECFPFNSRGHDGSPVQSPLLPEHVVNSRVSVGSCEESSGLRRNASISRNSC, encoded by the exons ATGGACATAGCTCAACTTTCAATAGTTTATCACTTTGGCTTGGTCCTGGCTGTGCTTTGGATATcttcttcattcaattgctGCCACCCAGTTGTTTACTTTATAAGTTTTATTTACCTCTATCTG GTTAATGAACGTTATATTTTGAGATTAAGGAAGAGGTTACACCATGAAGAGAAGAAGCAGGCATATCAGAAAAGG ATTCTCTCTGATTCAGAAACAGTACGGTGGCTAAACCATTTGCTCGTGAAAGTATGGCCTATCTGCATGGAGCAGATTGCTTCGCAGAAAATACTCTTGCCTATTGTGCCCTGGTTCCTGGAGAAGTATAAACCGTGGACAGCA AAGAAGGTGGTGGTGCAAGAATTGTACCTGGGAAGGAACCCTCCTCTGATCACTGAAATGAGGGTTGTTGGACAGTCAGCTGACGACGACCATCTG GTTTTGGAGCTAGGGTTAAATTTCCTGTCTGCAGATGATATGAGTGCAATACTAGCAGTGCAGTTAAGGAAAAGATTAGGATTTGGCATGTGGACAAAATTGCATTTGACTGGCATGCATATTGAAgcaaag GTTTTGGTTGGTGTAAAATTTCTGCAGAATTGGCCTTTCCTTCAGCGTATACGGCTATGCTTTGTGCAACCCCCATACTTTCAGATGATTGTCAAACCTATTTTTAGTCATGGCCTTGACGTTACAGAAGTTCCAGGGATTGCTGGATGGCTA GATAAAGTCCTCGCTATGGCCTTTGAGGAGACACTGGTGGAG CCCAATATGCTTGTCGTTGACTTGGAGAAACTTGTCGGATCAACAGAAAGTGCATCAACACCAGAAG GTGGTTGGTTCTCTGTGGATGAAAGAAAGCCTATTGCTTATGCAAAAGTTGAAATAATAGAAGCAGATAATATGAAGCCATCTGATCCGAATG GGTTAGCCGATCCATATGTGAAAGGCCACATGGGCCCATACAGGTTCAAGACAAAAATTCAGAGGAAAACATTAGCTCCAAAATGGCAGGAAGAGTTCAAGATCCCAATTTGTACGTGGGAGTCTCCTAATGTCCTTGAGCTTGAAATCCGGGATAAAGACCTGTTTTTGGATGACACTCTTGG CAACTGCTCTATAATTGTCAATGATCTCCGGGGTGGACAGAGGCACGACAAATGGCTGTCTCTGAAAAACATCAAGATGGGCAGGCTGCATATGGCAATAACTGTAGCTGAAGTAGATCCAACTGTGAAG GAGGAAGTAGATGCAAATGACCAAGCATGGAGTCAAAGTGGGGAGGGGGTCCCAGTGGATAAAGACATGGCTCGTCAAGAACCCG GAAGTGATGTCTCTACTACTTGGGAGCCAAGAAAGGGGAGAAGTAGAAACCCGGAAACTGAGATCCCTCGCGAAGGTCCAGGCACTCCAGATAGCCCAGCCTGTACGGGTTCAGTTCGCAATGACAACAGTAGCGAGGAAGAAGAGATACTAAACCAGAATCAAAAGCCCATTGATTCAATCAAGAGGAAGATGGTTTCACTTTTCTCTAGGGATAGAAAAACAGATGATACGAAGAATAGCAAAGAAGATCTGTCAACTCCACGCCCCAACCTGAAGGCCGAAGGTGAAAAGGGCAACGGCGTCGTGCTTGTTCTGGATGATGTTCCTGAAGACTTCAAAGAACAGCTGGCAGGAAATAAAACAGGTAAAGAGGGTTCTACCCCGCAGAAATGTGAGGCTGATAGCTCTCCTAAGAATGCAAAGAACGTGGCCAAAAGCATCATCAAGCACGCCGGGAAATCTGCACATCAATTGAAACACAGACTGAGCAAGAAGATATCTTCCAAATCAAGGTCGAGCACGAATCCGGAGGGTTCTGATAAGTCCAATCTGTCTGATGAAGAATCTAATACAGGCCTAGAAGGAGATAGCCCGAAAGCAGAGGACCTTCCTGTCGATCCTGTTTTGCAGGAGTGCTTCCCTTTTAACAGCAGAGGCCATGATGGTTCACCAGTACAGTCCCCGCTCCTTCCTGAGCATGTTGTGAATTCTCGGGTGTCAGTAGGTTCTTGTGAAGAGTCTAGCGGACTCCGCAGGAATGCTTCAATTTCCAGGAATTCATGTTAG